ATGCGGACCTGGATGCTCATGCGCGCCTCGCCAGCAGGAATTCCGCCAGCGCGAGATCCGCCGGCGTGGTGACTTTCAGGTTGTCCTCGCGGCCTTCGACCAGCAGCGGGCGCAGGCCCAGCCGTTCGACCGCCATCGCCTCGTCGGTGACCGCGATGCCCGCCGCTTTCGCGCCTTCCAGCGCGCGCCGCAACAGCCCGCGGCGGAACGCCTGCGGGGTCAGCGCGCGCCACAAGCCATCGCGCGGTTCGGTGGCCGCGATCGTCGCGTCGGCGGCCGCGCGCTTGAGCGTGTCGCGCACCGGCGCCGCCAGGATCGCGCCGTCGGCGCAGGCGCCGGCCGCATCGATCAACTTCGCGATGTCGCCCGCGCGCAGGTTCGGCCGTGCTGCGTCGTGCACCAGCAGCAGTTCGCCGTCGGCGATCGTTTCCGGCAACGCATGCAGCGCGGCCAGCACCGAATCCGCGCGCTCGCCGCCGCCGGTGCAGGCGACCACCGGCTTGCCGTGCAAGCGCGTCCAGCCCGGCCAGTGCGCGTCGTCGGCCGACAATGCGACGACCACGCCGGCCACGCCCGGATGCGACAGCAAGGCATCCAGCGCATGCTCGATCAACGGCTTGCCGGCGGCGCGCAGGTATTGCTTGGGCACCTCGCCGCCGAAGCGGCGGCCGCTGCCGGCGGCGGGCAGCAACGCCCAGGTCATTGCGGCGGGACCGGCGCCGGCGCCGCGGGCGGCGCCTTGCCGTCCTCGATCACGCGATAGAACGTCTCGCCCGGCTTGACCATCCCCAGCTCGCTGCGCGCGCGCTCCTCCACCGCGGCTTCGCCGGACTTGAGGTTCTCGACTTCCGCCTTCAGCGCCTCGTTGCGCTGCTGCAACTTGAGGTTCTCGGCTTCCTGCCCGGCCACCCGCGCGCGCATGGCCTCGACCTCGCGCTGGCCGCCGTTGCCGAACCACAGCTTGTACTGCAACAGCCCCAGCAACAGGGCCAGCAGCAGGAGCAGCACGCGCAGGGGCTTCACCGAGGCGCGGTTCCGTCAGCGCGCCAGCGAGACGAACGCGGCGCGCCCGGCATAGCGCGCATCGGCGCCCAGCGCCTGCTCGATGCGCAGCAGCTGGTTGTACTTGGCGACGCGGTCGGAACGGCACAGCGAGCCGGTCTTGATCTGGGTGGCGGTGGTGGCCACCGCGATGTCGGCGATGGTGGTGTCCTCGGTCTCGCCGGAACGGTGCGAGACGATCGAGGCGTACTTCGCCGCATCGGCCATGGCGATGGCTTCCAGGGTCTCGCTGAGGGTGCCGATCTGGTTGACCTTGATCAGGATCGCATTGGCCACACCCTGCTCGATGCCGTCCTTGAAGATGCGCGGGTTGGTCACGAACAGGTCGTCGCCGACCAGCTGCACGCGATCGCCGAGGCGCTCGGTGAGCTGCTTCCAGCCGGCCCAGTCGTGCTCGGCCATGCCGTCCTCGATGGTGATGATCGGGTACTGCGCGGCCCAGTTGGCGAGGAAGTCGACGAACTGCTCCGAGGTCAGGCGCTTGCCTTCGCCGGTCAGGTTGTACTTGCCGTTCTCGAAGAATTCGCTGGAGGCGACGTCGAGGCCGAGCAGCACGTCCTCGCCGGCCTTGTAGCCGGCCTTGCCGATCGCTTCCAGGATGGTTTCCAGCGCTTCCTCGTTGCTGCGCAGGTCGGGGGCGAAACCGCCCTCGTCGCCGACCGCCGTGCTCAGGCCGCGGCCCTTCAGCACCGACTTCAGCGCATGGAAGATCTCGGTGCCGCTGCGCAGCGCCTCGGAGAACGAATCGAAGCCGACCGGCAGCACCATGAATTCCTGCAGGTCGACGTTGTTGTCGGCGTGCGCGCCGCCGTTGATGATGTTCATCATCGGCACCGGCAGGGTCGGCTGCCAGCCGGCCGGGTGCTCGCTGATCGAGGCGATGTACTGCCACAGCGGCTGCCTGCGCGACGCCGCCATCGCATGCGCGTTCGCCATCGACACCGCCAGCAGCGCGTTGGCGCCGAGCCGGCCCTTGTTCTCGGTGCCGTCGAGGTCGATCAGGCGCCGGTCCAGGCCGTACTGGTCGGCGGCGTCGAAGCCCTTGAGCATGTCGGCGATGCTGCCGTTGACGTTGGCCACCGCCTTCTGCACGCCCTTGCCAAGGTAGCGGGTCTTGTCGCCGTCGCGCAGCTCCACCGCCTCCTTGGTGCCGGTGGACGCGCCCGAGGGCACCATCGCGCGGCCGAAGCTGCCATCGGCCAGGACGACGTCGGCTTCAAGCGTGGGGTTGCCGCGGCTGTCGAGGATTTCGCGGGCGTGGACGGAGGAGATCGTGCTCATCGGTGGGTCGTTCCGGATCAGAGAGTGGATTCGAGGAAGCCGCCGCGCTTGGTCGCCGCGTCCAGTTCCA
Above is a genomic segment from Thermomonas aquatica containing:
- the ispD gene encoding 2-C-methyl-D-erythritol 4-phosphate cytidylyltransferase, producing the protein MTWALLPAAGSGRRFGGEVPKQYLRAAGKPLIEHALDALLSHPGVAGVVVALSADDAHWPGWTRLHGKPVVACTGGGERADSVLAALHALPETIADGELLLVHDAARPNLRAGDIAKLIDAAGACADGAILAAPVRDTLKRAAADATIAATEPRDGLWRALTPQAFRRGLLRRALEGAKAAGIAVTDEAMAVERLGLRPLLVEGREDNLKVTTPADLALAEFLLARRA
- the eno gene encoding phosphopyruvate hydratase, which gives rise to MSTISSVHAREILDSRGNPTLEADVVLADGSFGRAMVPSGASTGTKEAVELRDGDKTRYLGKGVQKAVANVNGSIADMLKGFDAADQYGLDRRLIDLDGTENKGRLGANALLAVSMANAHAMAASRRQPLWQYIASISEHPAGWQPTLPVPMMNIINGGAHADNNVDLQEFMVLPVGFDSFSEALRSGTEIFHALKSVLKGRGLSTAVGDEGGFAPDLRSNEEALETILEAIGKAGYKAGEDVLLGLDVASSEFFENGKYNLTGEGKRLTSEQFVDFLANWAAQYPIITIEDGMAEHDWAGWKQLTERLGDRVQLVGDDLFVTNPRIFKDGIEQGVANAILIKVNQIGTLSETLEAIAMADAAKYASIVSHRSGETEDTTIADIAVATTATQIKTGSLCRSDRVAKYNQLLRIEQALGADARYAGRAAFVSLAR
- the ftsB gene encoding cell division protein FtsB; this translates as MKPLRVLLLLLALLLGLLQYKLWFGNGGQREVEAMRARVAGQEAENLKLQQRNEALKAEVENLKSGEAAVEERARSELGMVKPGETFYRVIEDGKAPPAAPAPVPPQ